In a single window of the Bradyrhizobium erythrophlei genome:
- a CDS encoding extracellular solute-binding protein — protein sequence MAITRRHLLQSGAFAAVAPALASGLPAVSPAQAQTAAGEPVWRHALSLFGDIKYPADFKRFDYVNPDAPKGGVARMIAIGTFDNFNIAVAGVKGTIAPAAALINETLMTRSQDEVVTEYGLLAESASHPDDFAWVTYRLRKEARWHDGKPVTPEDVIFSLEVLKKYSPMYASYYRHVVKTEKTGERDIKFSFDAPGNRELPTIVGELQVLPKHYWEGTDSQGHPRDISATTLEPPLGSGPYRIKEFVAARSVRLERVKDYWGANLPAQIGQNNFDEMRFEFFRDNTVALEAFKADQADWISENSAKQWATQYDFPAVAEKRVVKEEFPINDSGRMQGFVFNLRRDQFKDARLRRAFNFAYDFEEMNKQLFYGQYKRIDSYFDGTELASSGLPEGQELQLLETVRDKVPAEVFTTPYTNPVGGNPEAVRANLRESMRLLKEAGYDVRDRKLTDAAGKPVSLEILVQDPSGERIALFYKPSLERIGVNASIRIVDDAQYQNRLRSFDFDMIIDVFPESLSPGNEQREFWGSQTADQPGSRNTIGIKNPAVDTLIDKVIFAKDRAGLVAATKALDRVLLWNFYVVPQFTYGFSRYARWDRFSHAEPLPKYGHSGLPSLWWYDADKAARIGKRS from the coding sequence TTGGCAATTACCCGACGACATCTGCTGCAAAGCGGCGCCTTCGCCGCAGTCGCCCCGGCTCTCGCATCCGGCCTGCCGGCAGTCAGCCCGGCGCAAGCGCAAACGGCAGCCGGCGAGCCGGTCTGGCGGCACGCTCTGTCGCTGTTCGGCGACATCAAATACCCCGCCGACTTCAAGCGCTTCGACTACGTCAATCCGGATGCCCCCAAAGGCGGCGTCGCCCGCATGATAGCGATCGGCACCTTCGACAATTTCAACATCGCGGTTGCCGGCGTCAAAGGCACGATCGCGCCAGCCGCCGCGCTGATCAACGAAACGCTGATGACGCGGTCGCAGGACGAGGTCGTCACGGAATATGGCTTGCTGGCGGAATCAGCCTCCCATCCCGACGATTTTGCCTGGGTGACCTATCGGCTTCGCAAGGAAGCCCGCTGGCATGACGGCAAACCGGTGACGCCGGAGGACGTTATTTTCTCGCTCGAGGTGCTGAAGAAATACAGCCCGATGTACGCCTCCTACTATCGTCACGTCGTGAAGACCGAAAAGACCGGCGAGCGCGACATCAAATTCAGCTTCGACGCTCCCGGCAATCGCGAACTGCCGACCATTGTCGGTGAATTGCAGGTGCTGCCGAAACATTACTGGGAAGGCACCGACAGCCAGGGCCACCCGCGCGACATCTCGGCAACGACGCTGGAACCGCCGCTCGGTTCCGGCCCCTACCGCATCAAGGAATTCGTCGCCGCGCGATCGGTCAGGCTGGAGCGGGTGAAGGATTATTGGGGCGCCAACCTGCCGGCGCAGATCGGCCAGAATAATTTCGACGAAATGCGCTTCGAGTTTTTTCGCGACAATACGGTTGCGCTCGAAGCGTTCAAGGCCGATCAGGCCGACTGGATCAGCGAGAATTCGGCCAAGCAATGGGCCACCCAGTATGATTTTCCGGCGGTCGCCGAAAAGCGCGTGGTCAAGGAAGAATTCCCGATCAACGATTCCGGCCGGATGCAGGGCTTCGTGTTCAACCTTCGCCGCGACCAGTTCAAGGACGCCCGGCTGCGCCGCGCCTTCAATTTCGCCTACGATTTCGAGGAGATGAACAAGCAGCTGTTCTATGGGCAGTACAAGCGCATCGACAGCTATTTCGACGGAACCGAGTTGGCCTCTTCCGGTCTGCCGGAGGGGCAGGAACTGCAGCTTCTCGAAACCGTGCGCGACAAGGTGCCGGCGGAAGTCTTCACCACGCCCTATACCAATCCGGTCGGCGGCAATCCGGAAGCCGTGCGCGCCAATTTGCGCGAGAGCATGAGGCTCCTGAAGGAGGCCGGATACGACGTACGCGACCGCAAGCTCACGGACGCCGCCGGCAAGCCGGTTAGCCTCGAGATTCTGGTGCAGGATCCCTCCGGGGAGCGCATCGCGCTGTTTTACAAGCCGTCGCTGGAACGCATCGGCGTCAACGCCTCGATCCGCATCGTCGATGATGCGCAATACCAGAACCGGCTGCGCAGCTTCGATTTCGATATGATCATCGATGTCTTTCCGGAGTCGCTGTCGCCCGGCAACGAGCAGCGCGAATTCTGGGGGTCGCAGACCGCCGACCAGCCTGGCTCGAGAAACACCATCGGCATCAAGAATCCGGCGGTCGACACACTGATCGACAAGGTGATCTTCGCCAAGGATCGCGCTGGCCTGGTGGCCGCTACCAAGGCGCTCGATCGCGTGCTGCTGTGGAATTTTTATGTCGTGCCGCAATTCACCTATGGCTTTTCGCGCTATGCGCGCTGGGACCGCTTCAGCCATGCCGAGCCGCTGCCGAAATACGGCCATTCCGGTCTGCCGTCATTGTGGTGGTACGATGCCGACAAGGCCGCCAGGATCGGCAAGCGGTCTTGA
- a CDS encoding c-type cytochrome: MDSFELNKILGAILGTCLVLLVTSFTANALFAPKMPEKPGFEIAVKEAPEGGAKEAAAPPSEPIEKLLQTASVEKGAAAAKKCAACHTFEKGGPNRVGPNLYGIVGDARGVDRGGFNFSAAMKAKGGNWTYDDLNKFIANPKGFIPGTAMGFAGIPKDSERADVIDYLHTLSDNPVPLPTAAK, from the coding sequence ATGGACTCCTTCGAACTCAATAAAATTCTCGGTGCCATCCTCGGCACCTGCCTTGTTCTGCTCGTGACGAGCTTCACCGCCAACGCGCTTTTCGCACCGAAGATGCCGGAAAAGCCGGGTTTTGAAATCGCCGTCAAGGAAGCACCCGAAGGCGGCGCCAAGGAAGCCGCTGCCCCGCCGTCGGAGCCGATCGAGAAGCTGTTGCAGACCGCTTCCGTCGAGAAGGGCGCTGCCGCGGCCAAGAAATGCGCCGCCTGCCACACCTTCGAGAAGGGCGGCCCCAACCGCGTCGGTCCGAATCTTTACGGGATCGTCGGCGACGCCAGAGGCGTGGATCGCGGCGGGTTCAATTTCTCGGCGGCCATGAAGGCCAAGGGCGGCAACTGGACCTATGACGACCTCAACAAGTTCATCGCCAATCCCAAGGGTTTTATCCCAGGCACGGCGATGGGTTTTGCCGGCATTCCGAAGGACAGCGAGCGCGCTGACGTGATCGATTATCTGCACACGCTGTCGGATAATCCGGTTCCGCTGCCGACGGCGGCGAAGTAA
- a CDS encoding 3-deoxy-manno-octulosonate cytidylyltransferase has protein sequence MTETRTLVLIPARMAATRLPGKPLLDIAGLPMIVHVLRRAEAAQIGRVAVATDTPEIAAAVTAHGGEAVMTCSDHPSGSDRVYEALGKLDPGGDAEFVVNLQGDFPTILPDNIRSVLGPLADPTVDIATLAAEIHSAEEDTNPNVVKMVGSIVSAQRLRALYFTRATAPWGDGPRYHHIGLYAYRRAALERFVALPPSPLERQEKLEQLRALEAGMRIDVTIVDTVPRGVDTPADLETARRILAKT, from the coding sequence ATGACCGAAACCCGCACTCTTGTGCTGATTCCCGCCCGCATGGCGGCGACCCGCCTGCCCGGCAAACCGCTGCTGGATATTGCCGGGCTGCCGATGATCGTCCATGTGCTGCGCCGGGCCGAGGCCGCGCAAATCGGCCGCGTGGCGGTCGCCACCGACACGCCGGAGATCGCCGCGGCGGTGACCGCCCATGGCGGGGAAGCCGTCATGACCTGCTCCGACCATCCGTCCGGGTCGGACCGGGTTTACGAGGCACTCGGCAAGCTCGATCCAGGGGGCGACGCCGAATTCGTGGTCAATCTGCAGGGCGATTTTCCGACCATCCTGCCCGACAATATCCGCAGCGTGCTCGGCCCGCTGGCCGACCCCACGGTCGATATCGCAACGCTGGCCGCCGAAATCCACAGCGCGGAGGAGGACACCAATCCGAATGTGGTGAAGATGGTCGGCTCGATTGTGAGCGCGCAGCGGCTGCGGGCACTTTACTTCACCCGCGCCACCGCCCCCTGGGGCGACGGGCCGCGCTACCATCATATCGGGCTCTATGCCTATCGCCGCGCGGCGCTGGAGCGTTTCGTGGCGCTGCCCCCCTCGCCGCTGGAACGGCAGGAAAAGCTCGAACAGTTGCGGGCGCTCGAGGCCGGGATGCGGATCGATGTGACCATCGTGGACACCGTGCCGCGCGGCGTCGATACGCCGGCCGATCTTGAGACCGCCCGGCGCATACTGGCCAAAACCTGA
- a CDS encoding prephenate dehydratase, protein MTKAMKIAFQGEPGANSHIAIAEAYPDAEPLPCPTFEDALAAIASGEADLGMIPIENSVAGRVADIHHLLPQSGLFIVGEWFLPIRHQLMAPRGAKLADIKTVESHVHALGQCRRIIRKLGIHPVVAADTAGSARVVAERGDKSRAAIASRLAADIYGLDILAEDVEDEAHNTTRFVVLARQAKWAVQGSGPLVTTFVFRVRNLPAALYKAMGGFATNGVNMTKLESYMVDGNFFATQFYADVDGHPEDRNLAFALEELKFFSREFRIVGVYPGHPFRATFSEKQE, encoded by the coding sequence ATGACAAAAGCCATGAAAATCGCATTCCAGGGCGAGCCGGGCGCGAATTCCCACATCGCCATTGCCGAAGCCTATCCCGACGCCGAGCCGCTGCCCTGCCCGACCTTCGAGGACGCGCTGGCCGCGATCGCTTCGGGCGAGGCGGATCTCGGCATGATCCCGATCGAAAACTCGGTCGCCGGCCGCGTCGCCGACATCCATCATCTCTTGCCGCAATCCGGCCTGTTCATCGTCGGCGAATGGTTCTTGCCGATCCGCCATCAGCTGATGGCGCCGCGCGGCGCCAAGCTGGCCGATATCAAGACGGTGGAGAGCCACGTCCATGCGCTCGGGCAGTGCCGCCGCATCATCCGCAAGCTCGGCATCCACCCGGTCGTCGCCGCCGATACCGCGGGATCCGCGCGCGTCGTCGCCGAGCGCGGCGACAAGAGCCGCGCCGCGATCGCCTCGCGGCTCGCCGCCGATATCTACGGCCTCGATATCCTGGCCGAGGACGTCGAGGACGAGGCCCACAACACCACGCGTTTCGTGGTGCTGGCGCGCCAGGCGAAATGGGCGGTCCAGGGATCCGGGCCGCTGGTCACCACTTTTGTCTTCCGGGTGCGCAATCTGCCGGCCGCGCTCTACAAGGCGATGGGCGGCTTTGCCACCAACGGCGTCAACATGACCAAGCTCGAAAGCTACATGGTCGACGGCAATTTCTTCGCCACCCAATTCTACGCCGACGTCGATGGTCATCCCGAGGACAGGAACCTCGCCTTTGCGCTGGAGGAGCTGAAATTCTTCTCGCGCGAGTTTCGGATTGTGGGCGTGTATCCCGGGCATCCGTTCCGCGCGACGTTCAGCGAGAAGCAGGAGTAA
- a CDS encoding LLM class flavin-dependent oxidoreductase: protein MIPLSILDLSVVTTGTKPAAALRNSIDLARHADALGYVRYWLAEHHNLASVASPAPDLMIGQIAAVTSRIRVGSGGVMLPNHAPLMVAERFKMLEALFPGRIDLGLGRAPGTDGATAHALRSRLDRREGDDFLERLQELILWETRGFPPGHPYNNVVAMPDDVPLPPIWLLGSSDYSSELAAQVGMGFAFAHHFASYDAIAALTNYRAHFTPSGWRATPHGILAVAAIAAETDAEAERLASSMDLNRLRRDRGQYLPLPSVEEALAYPYTDSERASIARNRSRLFVGSPATVMAKLQPMITASQADELMIITAVYDHEARKKSYQLLADAFGLGKKAAA from the coding sequence ATGATTCCTCTCTCCATCCTCGACCTCTCGGTGGTCACCACCGGCACCAAGCCCGCCGCGGCACTGCGCAACAGCATCGATCTGGCGCGCCACGCCGACGCGCTGGGCTATGTCCGCTACTGGCTGGCCGAACATCACAACCTAGCTTCCGTGGCGAGCCCGGCGCCCGATCTCATGATCGGGCAGATCGCCGCGGTGACGAGCCGGATCCGGGTCGGCTCCGGCGGCGTGATGCTGCCGAACCATGCGCCGCTGATGGTGGCGGAACGCTTCAAGATGCTGGAGGCGCTATTCCCCGGCCGGATCGATCTCGGCCTCGGCCGCGCGCCGGGCACGGACGGCGCCACCGCGCACGCGCTGCGCAGCCGGCTCGATCGCCGCGAGGGCGATGACTTTCTCGAGCGGCTGCAGGAGTTGATCCTGTGGGAGACCCGCGGCTTTCCGCCCGGCCATCCCTACAACAACGTGGTGGCGATGCCCGACGACGTGCCGCTGCCGCCGATCTGGCTGCTCGGCTCCAGCGACTACAGCTCGGAACTGGCGGCCCAGGTCGGGATGGGTTTCGCCTTCGCGCATCATTTTGCTTCGTATGATGCGATCGCGGCGTTGACCAATTACCGCGCGCATTTCACGCCATCGGGCTGGCGCGCGACGCCGCACGGCATTCTCGCCGTCGCCGCAATTGCCGCCGAGACCGACGCGGAAGCCGAGCGTCTGGCATCCTCGATGGACCTCAACCGCCTGCGCCGGGACCGCGGCCAGTACCTGCCGCTGCCCAGCGTCGAGGAGGCGCTGGCCTATCCCTACACCGACAGCGAGCGCGCCTCGATCGCCCGCAACCGCTCGCGGCTGTTCGTCGGCAGCCCCGCGACGGTGATGGCGAAGCTGCAGCCGATGATCACGGCAAGCCAAGCCGACGAACTGATGATCATCACCGCGGTCTACGATCACGAGGCGCGGAAGAAATCCTATCAATTGCTGGCGGATGCGTTCGGGCTGGGGAAGAAAGCGGCGGCGTAA
- the metF gene encoding methylenetetrahydrofolate reductase [NAD(P)H], with translation MTEVTPPASDSHRALKAPAISFEFFPPKTEEMERNLWETIKRLAPLAPNFVSVTYGAGGSTRERTHSTIARILTETRLTPAAHLTCVDAPCADVDDVVAHYHEVGVRHIVALRGDPTSGLGGVYAPHPQGYRSSADLVAAIRRRHGDIEVTVSAYPEKHPESPSFDADIDMLEAKVDAGATRAITQFFFDNDLYFRYLDRVRARGIGIPIVPGILPVQNFKQAANFAKRTGASMPDWLAEKFDGLDDDPETRKLVAAAVAAGQVQKLAKHGVDTFHFYTMNRADLVFAISHLLGLRPHGAQKAA, from the coding sequence ATGACCGAGGTTACGCCCCCCGCGTCCGATAGCCACCGCGCGCTCAAGGCGCCGGCGATCTCCTTCGAGTTCTTCCCGCCGAAGACCGAGGAGATGGAGCGCAATCTTTGGGAGACCATCAAGCGCCTCGCGCCGCTCGCGCCCAACTTCGTCTCGGTAACCTATGGCGCCGGCGGTTCGACCCGCGAGCGCACCCATTCCACCATTGCCCGCATCCTTACCGAGACCAGGCTGACCCCGGCCGCGCATCTCACCTGCGTCGACGCGCCCTGCGCCGACGTCGATGACGTGGTCGCGCACTATCACGAGGTCGGCGTCCGCCATATCGTGGCGTTGCGCGGCGATCCCACCAGCGGACTCGGCGGCGTCTACGCGCCGCACCCGCAGGGCTATCGCAGTTCGGCCGATCTCGTCGCCGCGATCAGGCGCCGCCACGGCGATATCGAGGTGACGGTTTCGGCCTATCCGGAAAAGCACCCGGAGAGCCCGAGTTTCGATGCCGATATCGACATGCTCGAGGCCAAGGTCGATGCCGGCGCCACCCGGGCGATCACGCAATTCTTCTTCGATAACGATCTCTACTTCCGTTACCTCGACCGGGTGCGGGCGCGCGGCATCGGGATTCCGATCGTGCCGGGGATTCTGCCGGTGCAGAATTTCAAGCAGGCCGCCAATTTCGCCAAGCGTACCGGCGCCAGCATGCCGGACTGGCTCGCCGAAAAATTCGACGGCCTCGACGACGATCCCGAAACCCGCAAGCTGGTGGCGGCCGCCGTCGCGGCCGGCCAGGTGCAAAAACTCGCCAAGCACGGCGTCGATACCTTTCATTTCTACACCATGAACCGCGCCGACCTGGTGTTCGCCATCAGCCATCTGCTCGGCCTACGGCCGCATGGCGCACAGAAAGCCGCCTGA
- the metH gene encoding methionine synthase produces MTVAVSPKRTALIAAARERILVLDGAMGTMIQGLEYDEAAFRGERFRDFNRDLRGNNDLLILTQPKAIENIHAAYLRAGADIVATNTFSSTSIAQADYDLSGIAYEMNLEGARLARAAAERVTAEDGKPRFVAGAIGPTNRTASISPDVSSPGFRAVTFDDLRTAYGEQIKGLLDGGADLLLVETIFDTLNAKAALYTISEICEARGIDVPVMISGTITDKSGRLLSGQLPEAFWNSVRHAKPITIGFNCALGAEDLRAHIADIGRVADTLVCAYPNAGLPNEFGQYDESPEYMARLIGEFAQAGLVNVVGGCCGTTPDHIAAIAAAVAPHRPRAVPEIAPRLRLSGLEPFELTPAIPFVNVGERTNVTGSAKFRKLVTAGDYTAALQVARDQVENGAQIIDVNMDEGLLDSEAAMVTFLNLVAAEPDIARVPVMVDSSKFAVIEAGLKCVQGKPVVNSISMKEGEKKFIHEATIARRHGAAVVVMAFDEQGQADTFARKTEICKRAYDILVGQLNFPPEDIIFDPNIFAIATGLEEHNNYGVDFIEATRWIRQNLPHAHISGGVSNLSFSFRGNEPVREAMHSVFLYHAIHAGMDMGIVNAGQMIVYDDIDPELRQTCEDVILNRDPGASERLLALAEKFRGKEKQTKEQDLAWREWPVEKRLSHALVHGITEFIEADTEAARQLVERPLNVIEGPLMAGMNIVGDLFGDGKMFLPQVVKSARVMKQAVAYLMPFMEQEKARNLANGIAGDGRSSAGKIVLATVKGDVHDIGKNIVGIVLQCNNFEVIDLGVMVPAAKIIETAKAEGADIIGLSGLITPSLDEMSFLASELERQGMTVPLLIGGATTSRVHTAVKIDPNYRGGPVVHVNDASRAVGVASSLLSPERREAYAAEVRADYAKISAAHFRAQADKRRLRLADARANAVVIDFAKAPPKRPAFLGIRSFADYNLAELAEYIDWTPFFQTWELTGRFPAILDDEKVGEVARALYDDARKMLDLIVKENWFKAQATIGFWPANADGDDIVVYADDSRRQQIATFHTLRQQLEKREGRFNAALSDFIAPVSSGVPDYIGAFVVTAGIGEDVIADRFKNANDDYSSILCKALADRLAEAFAERMHARVRREFWGYAPDEALTPDQLILEQYAGIRPAPGYPAQPDHTEKGTLFALLDAEKTAGVTLTESYAMWPGSSVSGLYFSHPESFYFGVGKIERDQVEDYAARKGWSVAEAERWLAPVLNYIPTQDQSAQDRRVKEAMPTLAPISAVPANDVASKEMAAHPPGCNCAVHLAYRKKAARAG; encoded by the coding sequence ATGACTGTTGCTGTTTCTCCCAAACGAACCGCCCTGATTGCGGCTGCGCGTGAGCGCATCCTGGTGCTCGACGGCGCCATGGGCACCATGATCCAGGGGCTGGAATACGACGAGGCGGCGTTTCGCGGCGAGCGCTTCAGGGATTTCAACCGCGACCTGCGCGGCAACAACGACCTCTTGATCCTGACCCAGCCAAAGGCGATCGAGAACATCCACGCCGCCTATTTGCGCGCCGGCGCCGACATCGTCGCCACCAATACGTTTTCCTCGACCTCGATCGCGCAGGCCGACTACGATCTCTCCGGCATTGCCTATGAGATGAATCTGGAAGGCGCGCGACTTGCCCGCGCCGCCGCCGAACGGGTCACGGCCGAGGACGGCAAACCGCGATTCGTCGCCGGCGCCATCGGCCCGACCAACCGCACCGCGTCGATCTCGCCGGATGTTTCCAGCCCCGGTTTCCGCGCCGTCACCTTCGACGATCTGCGCACGGCCTATGGCGAGCAGATCAAGGGCCTGCTCGACGGCGGCGCCGACCTGCTGCTGGTCGAGACCATCTTCGATACCCTCAACGCCAAGGCGGCGCTCTACACCATCTCGGAGATATGCGAGGCGCGCGGCATCGACGTGCCCGTGATGATCTCGGGCACCATCACCGACAAGTCCGGGCGCCTGCTGTCGGGGCAATTGCCGGAAGCGTTCTGGAATTCGGTGCGGCATGCCAAGCCGATCACCATCGGCTTCAACTGCGCGCTGGGCGCCGAGGATCTGCGCGCCCACATCGCCGATATCGGCCGCGTCGCCGACACGCTGGTGTGCGCCTATCCGAATGCCGGACTGCCCAACGAATTCGGCCAGTACGACGAGAGCCCGGAATATATGGCGCGCCTGATCGGCGAATTCGCCCAAGCCGGCCTGGTCAACGTGGTCGGCGGCTGCTGCGGCACCACGCCTGATCATATCGCCGCGATTGCCGCGGCGGTCGCGCCGCATCGGCCGCGCGCGGTCCCCGAAATCGCGCCTCGCCTGAGGCTTTCCGGCCTGGAGCCGTTCGAACTGACGCCCGCGATTCCCTTCGTCAACGTCGGCGAACGCACCAACGTCACCGGGTCGGCCAAATTCCGCAAACTGGTCACCGCCGGCGATTACACCGCGGCACTTCAGGTGGCGCGCGACCAGGTCGAGAACGGCGCCCAGATCATCGACGTCAACATGGACGAAGGGCTGCTGGATTCGGAAGCGGCGATGGTGACGTTCCTCAACCTGGTCGCCGCCGAGCCCGATATCGCCCGCGTCCCTGTCATGGTGGATTCCTCGAAATTCGCCGTGATCGAAGCCGGCCTGAAATGCGTTCAGGGCAAGCCGGTGGTGAACTCGATCTCGATGAAGGAAGGCGAGAAAAAATTCATCCACGAGGCCACCATCGCGCGGCGTCACGGCGCCGCCGTGGTGGTGATGGCGTTCGACGAACAAGGCCAGGCCGACACGTTTGCGCGCAAGACCGAGATCTGCAAGCGCGCCTACGACATCCTGGTCGGGCAACTGAATTTTCCGCCCGAAGACATCATCTTCGATCCCAATATCTTTGCGATCGCGACCGGACTCGAGGAGCACAACAATTACGGCGTCGACTTCATCGAGGCGACGCGCTGGATCCGCCAGAACCTGCCGCACGCCCATATCTCCGGCGGCGTCTCCAACCTGTCGTTCTCGTTCCGCGGCAACGAGCCGGTGCGCGAGGCCATGCATTCGGTGTTCCTGTATCATGCGATTCATGCCGGCATGGACATGGGCATCGTCAATGCCGGGCAGATGATCGTCTATGACGACATCGATCCCGAGCTGCGCCAGACCTGCGAGGACGTCATCCTCAACCGTGATCCCGGCGCCTCCGAACGGCTGCTGGCGCTGGCGGAAAAATTCCGCGGCAAGGAGAAGCAGACCAAGGAGCAGGATCTGGCCTGGCGCGAATGGCCGGTCGAGAAGCGGCTGTCCCACGCGCTGGTGCACGGCATCACCGAATTCATCGAGGCCGATACCGAGGCCGCCCGACAGCTGGTCGAGCGCCCGCTCAACGTGATCGAAGGCCCGCTGATGGCCGGCATGAACATCGTCGGCGACCTCTTCGGCGACGGCAAAATGTTTTTGCCGCAGGTGGTGAAATCCGCCCGCGTCATGAAGCAGGCCGTCGCCTATCTGATGCCGTTCATGGAACAGGAAAAGGCGCGCAACCTCGCCAACGGGATCGCCGGCGATGGCCGCAGCTCCGCCGGCAAGATCGTGCTCGCCACCGTCAAGGGCGACGTCCACGACATCGGCAAGAACATCGTCGGCATCGTGCTGCAATGTAACAACTTTGAAGTCATCGACCTCGGCGTCATGGTGCCGGCGGCAAAAATCATCGAGACCGCGAAAGCCGAGGGCGCCGATATCATCGGACTGTCCGGCCTGATCACGCCGTCGCTCGACGAGATGAGTTTTCTCGCCAGCGAACTGGAACGCCAGGGCATGACGGTGCCGCTCTTGATCGGCGGCGCCACCACCAGCCGGGTCCATACCGCCGTCAAGATCGACCCGAACTATCGCGGCGGACCGGTGGTGCATGTCAATGACGCCAGCCGCGCCGTCGGCGTCGCCTCGTCGCTGCTGTCGCCGGAGCGGCGCGAGGCCTATGCCGCCGAGGTGCGCGCCGACTACGCCAAAATTTCCGCGGCGCATTTCCGCGCCCAAGCCGACAAGAGGCGGCTCAGGCTCGCTGACGCCCGCGCCAACGCGGTTGTCATTGATTTTGCCAAGGCGCCGCCGAAGCGGCCGGCGTTTCTCGGCATAAGGAGTTTTGCCGACTACAATCTCGCCGAACTCGCCGAATACATCGACTGGACGCCGTTCTTCCAGACCTGGGAATTGACCGGGCGTTTCCCCGCCATTCTCGACGACGAGAAGGTCGGCGAGGTCGCGCGCGCGCTGTACGACGACGCCCGCAAGATGCTCGATCTCATTGTCAAGGAGAACTGGTTCAAGGCGCAGGCCACCATCGGCTTCTGGCCGGCCAACGCCGACGGCGACGACATCGTGGTCTATGCCGACGACAGCCGCCGACAACAGATCGCGACGTTTCATACGCTGCGCCAGCAACTGGAAAAGCGCGAAGGCCGCTTCAATGCCGCGCTGTCGGATTTCATCGCGCCCGTGTCGTCCGGCGTGCCCGACTATATCGGCGCCTTCGTGGTCACCGCCGGGATCGGCGAGGACGTGATCGCCGACCGTTTCAAGAATGCCAATGACGATTACTCCTCGATCCTGTGCAAGGCGCTGGCGGATCGTCTGGCGGAAGCCTTTGCCGAGCGGATGCATGCGCGCGTGCGCCGCGAATTCTGGGGCTATGCGCCGGATGAAGCGCTGACGCCCGATCAGCTGATCCTCGAACAATACGCCGGCATTCGCCCCGCGCCCGGCTATCCCGCGCAGCCCGATCACACCGAGAAGGGCACGCTGTTTGCCCTGCTCGATGCGGAAAAGACCGCCGGCGTCACGCTGACCGAGAGCTATGCGATGTGGCCGGGCTCGTCGGTATCCGGACTCTACTTCAGCCATCCCGAGAGTTTCTATTTCGGCGTCGGCAAGATCGAGCGCGACCAGGTCGAGGATTACGCCGCGCGCAAAGGCTGGAGCGTGGCGGAAGCCGAGCGCTGGCTGGCGCCGGTTTTGAACTATATTCCGACGCAGGATCAGTCCGCGCAGGATCGCCGCGTCAAGGAGGCGATGCCGACACTGGCGCCGATATCGGCGGTGCCGGCGAACGATGTCGCCTCGAAAGAAATGGCCGCGCACCCGCCGGGGTGCAATTGCGCGGTGCATCTGGCATATCGCAAGAAGGCCGCGAGGGCCGGGTAG